Proteins encoded within one genomic window of Hermetia illucens chromosome 2, iHerIll2.2.curated.20191125, whole genome shotgun sequence:
- the LOC119648515 gene encoding transient receptor potential cation channel subfamily A member 1-like, translating into MASASKSEIRWPHKLVSLLFVVHSQRLRPNARSYLLQLINHKVGIYVVMFLEILQTLIKVLLVFSILIIAFGLAFFILLSKIASDQANHLSFSNIPMSLMRTFSMMLGELDFVGTYVNPFYNNQLKLAIPSFVILSLFMILMPILLMNLLIGLAVGDIESVRRNAQLKRLAMQVVLHTELERKLPQMWLEKVDKMELIEYPNHTKCKLGFLDSVLRKWFYNPFSEDSSSIQGAMDMALDTNDDFIDTEIAKQKRKLKEISRVLEQQHQLLRLIVQKMEIKTEADDVDEGVSPSELRPLSAYSTGTSRWTSPRIRKKLAAALSFNKSMG; encoded by the exons ATGGCATCGGCTTCCAAAAGCGAAATAC GCTGGCCGCACAAGCTGGTATCCCTCTTATTTGTAGTTCACAGTCAACGTTTGCGCCCCAATGCACGCTCCTACTTGCTACAATTAATAAATCACAAA GTGGGGATCTACGTGGTAATGTTCCTTGAGATTCTCCAAACGTTGATTAAAGTATTGTTGGTTTTCTCTATTTTAATAATTGCGTTTGGATTAGCATTCTTCATACTTCTCTCGAAG ATTGCCAGCGATCAAGCAAATCATCTATCTTTCTCAAATATACCAATGTCGCTgatgagaacattctcaatgATGTTAGGTGAATTGGATTTTGTCGGCACTTATGTTAATCCTTTCTACAATAACCAGCTGAAGCTAGCGATTCCATCTTTCGTTATTCTGA GTCTCTTTATGATTCTGATGCCCATTCTCCTGATGAACCTGCTCATCGGTTTGGCTGTAGGCGATATTGAGTCAGTTCGGAGAAATGCTCAATTGAAGCGATTAGCTATGCAG GTAGTTCTACACACTGAACTGGAACGAAAACTGCCTCAAATGTGGCTTGAGAAAGTTGACAAAATGGAGTTAATCGAGTATCCCAACCATACCAAGTGTAAATTGGGATTTTTAGATTCGGTTCTTCGTAAATGGTTTTATAATCCCTTCAGTGAAGATA GTTCGTCAATTCAAGGTGCAATGGATATGGCTCTCGATACAAACGACGATTTCATAGACACAGAAATAGCAAAGCAGAAACGAAAACTTAAGGAAATCAGTAGAGTTTTGGAACAACAGCATCAACTTCTGCGTTTAATTGttcaaaaaatggaaataaaaacgGAAGCAGACGATGTCGACGAAGGCGTATCCCCTTCAGAGCTACGTCCTTTAAGCGCTTACAGCACGGGCACATCCAGATGGACCTCCCCGCGAATCCGCAAGAAACTGGCAGCTGCACTGAGCTTCAATAAAAGCATGGGTTAA
- the LOC119650059 gene encoding zinc finger protein on ecdysone puffs: MAFRSGNRRNFGGGNYGNAGAMGRNMNPWDNQNANGGNFGNMRQGGGGGGGQGMNAEALTLANNLLNNLLRNQNPPSLLDLPRGGGGGIGGNRGTRQVGNRPGGNRNNRRVQGGFVRGGSKTGNKQGGGIRKQNAFDRAKKLLAKNSKNKKDSANGDKTEKKKSESAKESIYADVPNDMFYCHLCKKHMWDSNSFENHIKGRTHLMMREGIEESYRLKANMIRQEAKIAEQLKLIELDRLKRMGKSGKSHKTEYCTMCDLHFHGHLSSHRKSEGHLTLKKFLHPKCLECSKEFPTRIEFDTHLLTPDHLKKAAERNTKVGERKKNTLTVLTEEDELKDVKQPTKKKKKTEVKKEGEGEEGADGEKKENGEAEGEDGEKKEGEEGAEKEEEEDDEANQTVIEDPEDVILDYNEGEEIPVEIDARIPKYNWQRAVGCSLITKLECFECALCGRFFDNEKTAEIHSRTAYHHRQFVKFLNEKASDTKIAQKRAAAAIEESERKKRKLEAAEAEEAAENGEVKEENGEGEEKAADELYDPSEATADDEDVEMNENPDDKKDAADENGTQDAEMKEEEDDAKEEIKEEKPDPPATPKSASPQKGAAAQKNTPNPRGAAAAKGTPRGRGRGRYNRY, from the exons atggCATTTCGTTCTGGTAATCGTCGTAATTTTGGCGGTGGCAACTATGGCAACGCTGGGGCCATGGGGCGCAACATGAATCCTTGGGATAATCAAAACGCCAACGGAGGCAATTTTGGCAACATGCGCCAGGGTGGCGGTGGCGGCGGTGGTCAAGGTATGAATGCCGAAGCCTTGACTCTGGCTAACAATCTTCTGAACAATTTACTGAGGAATCAGAATCCCCCATCTCTATTGGATTTGCCCCGCGGTGGTGGCGGTGGCATCGGCGGAAATCGTGGAACTCGCCAG GTTGGCAATCGACCTGGTGGTAATCGTAATAATCGTCGTGTGCAAGGAGGTTTCGTTCGTGGTGGCTCCAAAACTGGCAATAAGCAAGGTGGCGGCATTCGTAAACAGAATGCCTTTGATCGTGCCAAGAAACTTCTGGCTAAgaattctaaaaataaaaaggattcaGCTAATGGcgataaaactgaaaaaaagaaatccGAGAG TGCCAAGGAATCGATTTACGCTGATGTCCCGAACGATATGTTCTACTGTCATCTCTGCAAGAAGCACATGTGGGACTCGAATTCATTCGAGAATCACATCAAGGGCCGAACCCATTTAATGATGCGCGAAGGCATTGAGGAAAGCTATCGTCTAAAGGCCAACATGATCCGTCAAGAGGCCAAAATTGCTGAGCAACTGAAACTGATCGAGCTTGATCGTCTCAAGCGCATGGGAAAATCCGGCAAGAGTCACAAGACCGAGTACTGCACAATGTGCGATCTCCACTTCCATGGGCACTTGTCTTCCCATAGGAAATCAGAGGGTCACTTGACGTTGAAAAAATTCTTGCATCCTAAGTGCTTGGAGTGTAGCAAGGAGTTCCCCACTAGAATTGAGTTCGACACTCATCTTTTGACTCCAGACCATTTGAAAAAGGCTGCCGAGCGTAATACTAAGGTTGGCGAACGTAAGAAGAATACTTTGACCGTCCTCACCGAAGAAGACGAATTGAAGGACGTTAAGCAACCaaccaagaagaagaagaagactgaaGTCAAGAAAGAAGGTGAAGGTGAGGAAGGAGCCGATGGGGAGAAGAAAGAGAACGGCGAGGCCGAAGGTGAAGACGGTGAAAAAAAGGAAGGCGAGGAAGGCGCTGAgaaagaggaagaggaggatGATGAGGCCAATCAGACTGTCATCGAAGATCCCGAAGATGTCATCCTTGACTACAACGAGGGGGAAGAAATCCCTGTCGAGATTGATGCTCGTATTCCCAAATACAACTGGCAACGAGCCGTCGGATGCAGTCTCATTACCAAGCTCGAGTGTTTCGAATGCGCCCTGTGCGGTCGCTTCTTTGACAATGAGAAGACCGCAGAAATCCACTCACGTACCGCCTACCATCACCGTCAATTTGTCAAATTCCTTAATGAGAAGGCTAGTGACACCAAGATCGCACAGAAACGTGCAGCTGCTGCGATCGAAGAAAGTGAGCGCAAGAAGCGCAAGTTGGAAGCAGCCGAGGCCGAGGAAGCTGCAGAGAACGGCGAAGTAAAGGAAGAAAATGGCGAGGGCGAAGAGAAGGCAGCTGATGAATTGTATGATCCTTCAGAAGCCACCGCTGACGACGAAGATGTTGAGATGAACGAAAACCCAGACGACAAGAAGGACGCTGCCGATGAAAATGGTACCCAGGACGCTGAAATGAAGGAAGAGGAAGATGACGCAAAGGAAGAAATAAAAGAAGAGAAACCGGATCCACCAGCAACTCCGAAATCTGCATCTCCACAAAAAGGCGCCGCTGCACAAAAGAACACCCCGAATCCACGAGGAGCCGCTGCCGCCAAGGGAACTCCGCGTGGAAGAGGTCGCGGCCGGTACAATAGATATTAA